In Tsuneonella dongtanensis, a single window of DNA contains:
- a CDS encoding spore coat U domain-containing protein: MRKIAVTAALAAALAATPSLAAEKTADMEVTLNVLNNCTLQTPAALDFGTVTDVTTATASGTATVNCTIDTAYDLSISMGENESGGFRRMANADATAFVPYYIEIDGSSGALSGTGTGADVDHSLAGVLSPSGPVAADSYADLVVVSLQY, from the coding sequence ATGCGTAAGATTGCCGTAACCGCCGCCCTGGCTGCCGCGCTGGCCGCGACGCCTTCGCTTGCCGCCGAAAAGACCGCTGACATGGAAGTCACGCTCAACGTGCTCAACAACTGCACGCTGCAGACTCCCGCCGCCCTCGACTTCGGCACCGTGACCGACGTGACGACGGCGACCGCCAGCGGCACCGCAACCGTCAACTGCACGATCGACACGGCCTACGACCTGTCGATCAGCATGGGCGAAAACGAATCGGGCGGCTTCCGCCGCATGGCGAATGCCGACGCGACTGCATTCGTGCCGTACTACATCGAGATCGACGGCTCCTCCGGCGCCTTGAGCGGTACCGGTACCGGCGCCGATGTCGACCACTCGCTCGCGGGCGTCCTGAGCCCGTCGGGTCCGGTGGCCGCCGACAGCTACGCCGACCTCGTCGTCGTTTCGCTGCAGTACTGA
- a CDS encoding GAF domain-containing protein — protein sequence MYDFRPDAALPKPELYRDLLQAADALTENEPDAIANMANVAALMAEYLPHLNWAGFYRVVGDELILGPFIGRPACIRIAMGAGVCGTAAATATTQLVEDVHAFPGHIACDAASRSELVVPVRKGAGVVAVIDLDSPELARFDAEDAAGIEALAEMLSHRI from the coding sequence ATGTACGATTTTCGACCCGACGCGGCACTGCCGAAGCCCGAACTCTATCGCGATCTGCTTCAGGCGGCCGATGCGCTGACGGAAAACGAGCCGGATGCAATCGCCAACATGGCCAATGTCGCCGCCCTGATGGCGGAGTATTTGCCGCACCTCAACTGGGCCGGCTTCTACCGCGTTGTTGGCGACGAACTGATCCTCGGGCCGTTCATCGGACGTCCGGCCTGCATCCGCATTGCCATGGGCGCAGGGGTCTGCGGCACCGCGGCCGCCACCGCCACGACCCAGCTGGTCGAGGACGTTCACGCTTTTCCCGGGCACATCGCGTGCGATGCGGCGAGTCGCAGCGAGCTCGTCGTTCCTGTCCGGAAGGGCGCCGGGGTGGTCGCCGTGATCGACCTCGACAGCCCCGAACTCGCCCGGTTCGACGCGGAAGATGCGGCGGGCATCGAGGCGCTGGCCGAGATGCTGTCGCACAGGATCTGA
- a CDS encoding PQQ-dependent sugar dehydrogenase translates to MSTGRKILAGVLVAILVGLGIVAYLLTPDRARQPLADVAGTDPELLRPRYESFPTVGIAEPTGWAANEVPTAAEGLAVTRFADGLDHPRTLYVMPNGDVLTALTNRPPSTGPSGIEGMIAKFLFRKAGAGGASANKIALLRDTDGDGRAEQKTLLSHPALSSPSGIAWKDGTLYVANHDALLAFAYEEGATALTGTPKKLMDLPPGGNHWMRNIALSPDGERIFIAVGSASNVGERGMEVEQGRAAIWDYNLETGQQRQYASGLRNPNGLAFSPWSGELWTTVNERDMLGSDLVPDYLTNVPIGAQYGWPWVWWRNNFDDRVDHPTPVGFNPDYIRLPEYALGPHVAALGLAFTGNGSTLGDRFGSGAVIARHGSWNREPKAGYDVVYVAFDGRGNPTGKPVPVLTGFLADDGKTTRGRPTWVAFARDGALLVTDDTAGIVWRVTAPGGKPSAAIDKITGDRMPPQRELRGGTATFGDDFARNPVP, encoded by the coding sequence ATGAGCACCGGCCGCAAGATCCTCGCCGGCGTCCTTGTCGCGATCCTCGTGGGTCTGGGCATCGTCGCCTATCTTCTCACTCCCGATCGGGCACGCCAGCCTTTGGCGGATGTCGCCGGTACCGACCCCGAGCTCCTCCGGCCGCGCTACGAATCGTTTCCGACCGTCGGCATCGCCGAACCGACCGGCTGGGCTGCGAACGAAGTCCCCACCGCAGCGGAAGGGCTGGCCGTCACCCGTTTTGCGGACGGACTCGACCATCCGCGCACACTCTACGTTATGCCCAACGGCGATGTCCTGACGGCTCTGACCAATCGCCCTCCCAGTACCGGCCCAAGCGGGATCGAGGGCATGATCGCCAAGTTCCTCTTCCGCAAGGCCGGCGCCGGAGGGGCCAGCGCGAACAAGATCGCCCTCCTGCGCGATACCGACGGCGACGGGCGCGCCGAGCAGAAGACGCTCCTGTCGCACCCGGCGCTTTCGTCGCCTTCGGGAATCGCCTGGAAGGACGGAACGCTTTACGTGGCCAACCACGATGCACTGCTTGCCTTCGCATACGAGGAAGGTGCCACTGCACTGACGGGAACGCCCAAGAAGCTCATGGACCTGCCGCCAGGCGGCAACCACTGGATGCGCAACATCGCGCTCTCCCCCGACGGCGAGCGCATCTTCATCGCCGTGGGTTCGGCTTCGAATGTCGGCGAGCGAGGCATGGAAGTCGAGCAGGGACGCGCGGCCATCTGGGACTACAACCTCGAGACCGGCCAGCAGCGCCAGTATGCCAGCGGCTTGAGGAATCCCAACGGGCTTGCCTTCTCGCCGTGGAGCGGAGAGCTGTGGACCACGGTCAACGAGCGCGACATGCTCGGATCCGACCTGGTGCCGGACTACCTGACAAACGTTCCGATCGGCGCGCAGTACGGCTGGCCCTGGGTGTGGTGGCGCAACAACTTCGACGACCGGGTCGATCACCCCACCCCGGTCGGCTTCAACCCCGATTACATCCGCCTGCCCGAATATGCCCTTGGCCCGCACGTTGCGGCGCTTGGCCTCGCGTTCACCGGCAACGGATCGACGCTGGGCGACAGGTTCGGCTCGGGCGCGGTAATCGCGCGTCACGGATCGTGGAACCGTGAGCCGAAGGCGGGTTACGACGTGGTCTATGTCGCGTTCGACGGGCGCGGCAACCCGACCGGCAAGCCGGTGCCGGTGCTGACCGGCTTCCTTGCCGATGACGGCAAGACGACCCGTGGTCGGCCCACCTGGGTCGCTTTCGCCAGGGATGGCGCGCTGCTGGTGACCGATGATACCGCCGGAATCGTCTGGCGGGTCACCGCCCCCGGGGGCAAGCCATCCGCGGCGATCGACAAGATCACCGGCGACCGCATGCCACCCCAGCGTGAATTGCGCGGAGGGACTGCGACGTTCGGCGATGATTTTGCCCGGAACCCGGTGCCTTAG
- a CDS encoding glycine zipper 2TM domain-containing protein yields MTAHRLFALTAAVSTFAIAAPALAQSDPGYQYAEPVPEGEVVFRSDPVIQSVPGAIVTPPVEIVEVEGVAAPAAPHSHPGHPMSHSATPYPPQHHAVPHAGPAYPYPAPHHVGHLPAPPRFDREAWLADCRDRIRGVDRRDRAGVIGGLLGAVAGGVIGNRAWDSERLAGTLLGAGVGGLAGLAIGSAIGAAGNRRREDECAMYLDRYMAAGQPGYGYGHPAYGYGYGYAYPAIAYVPVLVQVPQRAVVREYVTEEWVDVPAKPHAKSHSTTQTKIIRQPAPAPRADKRTKLIKAK; encoded by the coding sequence ATGACCGCACACCGCCTGTTCGCCCTGACCGCTGCGGTCAGCACCTTCGCAATTGCTGCACCCGCACTGGCACAGTCGGACCCGGGGTATCAGTACGCCGAGCCTGTTCCCGAAGGCGAGGTCGTCTTCCGTAGCGATCCGGTGATCCAGTCGGTGCCGGGCGCTATCGTCACCCCTCCGGTCGAGATCGTGGAGGTCGAAGGGGTTGCCGCGCCGGCGGCGCCTCACTCCCATCCGGGACATCCCATGTCGCATTCCGCGACGCCGTATCCCCCGCAACACCACGCCGTGCCGCACGCCGGGCCGGCCTATCCTTATCCGGCACCGCATCATGTCGGCCATCTCCCGGCACCCCCCCGCTTCGATCGCGAGGCGTGGCTGGCCGATTGCCGCGATCGCATTCGCGGCGTCGACCGCAGGGATCGCGCCGGGGTTATCGGCGGCTTGCTCGGCGCCGTGGCCGGTGGTGTCATCGGCAACCGCGCATGGGATTCGGAACGCCTGGCCGGCACATTGCTGGGCGCCGGTGTCGGCGGACTTGCCGGCCTCGCGATCGGCTCCGCTATCGGTGCCGCCGGCAACCGTCGCCGCGAGGACGAATGCGCCATGTACCTCGATCGCTACATGGCCGCAGGTCAACCGGGATACGGCTACGGCCACCCCGCCTATGGTTACGGATACGGCTATGCCTATCCGGCGATCGCCTACGTTCCGGTGCTCGTCCAGGTCCCGCAGCGCGCCGTCGTTCGCGAATACGTGACCGAGGAATGGGTCGACGTGCCGGCGAAACCGCATGCGAAGTCGCACTCGACGACGCAGACCAAGATCATTCGTCAGCCCGCCCCCGCGCCCCGCGCCGACAAGCGCACCAAGCTGATCAAGGCGAAGTAG
- a CDS encoding ParB/RepB/Spo0J family partition protein, which produces MSDPTDPIRFSIPDRPKDDTRKRLGKGLGALLGETRREEPLVTSKSDGSSTSSVSGGLASLPVSAIEPLPGQPRRRFDEAALEELAASIAQRGVIQPVIVRPLAGGRFQLVAGERRWRAAQKARLHEIPALVRDLEEREVMALALIENLQREDLNPVEEGRAYQSLAESEGMSQAEIAALVDKSRSHVANLQRLLQLPEPVLDLVEETKLSMGHARALIGHPDAVMLAARAARDNLSVREVESLVRRSTSKEGTRRQARVARDPAKDADIAAVQRHLEEFLGLTVRIKTDDDPRSGAVTIRYRTLDQLDLICQRLTGGDI; this is translated from the coding sequence ATGAGCGATCCGACCGACCCGATTCGCTTCTCGATCCCCGATCGACCGAAGGACGATACGCGCAAACGGCTCGGAAAGGGGCTCGGTGCGCTGCTCGGGGAGACACGGCGCGAGGAACCTCTCGTAACGTCAAAAAGCGATGGAAGTTCAACCAGTTCCGTGTCTGGCGGACTCGCATCCCTGCCTGTATCGGCGATCGAGCCGTTGCCCGGACAGCCACGCCGTCGGTTCGACGAGGCGGCGCTGGAGGAACTCGCCGCCTCCATCGCGCAGCGCGGGGTGATCCAGCCGGTTATCGTCCGGCCGCTTGCTGGTGGACGCTTCCAGCTGGTCGCCGGCGAGCGGCGCTGGCGGGCGGCGCAGAAGGCGCGCTTGCACGAGATTCCTGCGCTGGTGCGCGACCTCGAAGAGCGCGAGGTGATGGCGCTTGCGCTGATCGAGAACCTCCAGCGCGAGGACCTCAATCCGGTCGAGGAGGGGCGTGCCTACCAGAGCCTCGCCGAATCGGAAGGAATGAGCCAGGCCGAGATCGCCGCTTTGGTCGACAAGTCCCGCAGCCACGTCGCCAATCTCCAGCGGCTGCTCCAGCTTCCCGAGCCGGTGCTCGACCTCGTCGAGGAAACCAAGCTCTCGATGGGGCACGCGCGCGCTCTGATCGGTCATCCCGACGCGGTCATGCTCGCGGCGAGGGCGGCACGCGACAACCTGTCGGTTCGCGAAGTCGAATCGCTCGTCCGTCGCAGCACCTCCAAGGAAGGAACGCGCCGGCAAGCCCGGGTTGCCCGCGATCCGGCGAAGGACGCGGATATCGCCGCGGTCCAGCGGCACCTTGAGGAGTTCCTCGGTCTTACAGTCCGAATCAAGACGGACGACGATCCGCGCTCCGGCGCAGTAACGATCCGTTATCGAACGCTCGACCAACTTGACCTTATTTGTCAAAGGCTTACGGGCGGCGATATCTGA
- a CDS encoding acyl-CoA dehydrogenase has product MYRPATADQLLALEVCAGIGELAKSDRFAAAEPEMVEAIVDGIGQFAAGEWAPLNRVGDLEGAKLENGVVRLPDGFADAYAHYVEQGWNAIAAPAEFGGQGLPFSLGVNVLENLGTANFAFNLLPMLTTGAIDALEQHGSEAQKALYLPKMISGEWSGTMNLTEPQAGSDLGALRATAAPIEEGEHAGKYRIAGTKIFITWGEHELAKNVVHLVLARLPGAPEGSRGISLFVVPKYLVKPDGSLGPRNDLKCVSLEHKLGIHASPTCVMSYGDSGECVGELVGEPNRGLMAMFTMMNNARINVGNQGVQVAERATQAAMAYARDRVQSVRAGSPDRSPVAIIEHPDVRRMLLRMKALTEASRALLYYTAGQVDRGTLGDAGAAARAECLVPMLKAWGTDVGVEVASIGVQVHGGMGFVEETGAAQHYRDARIAPIYEGTNGIQAADLVTRKLGLDGGEALDALLADVERGTSGPLAALAQACRDIALWMREDASLDDRLAGSVPFTAMCAVAVAGWQLARQAEAVAAGAAPSLARSKPVSARYFLDHVVPEALGMAAAARSGADLFYALDAEALVA; this is encoded by the coding sequence ATGTACCGCCCCGCCACCGCCGACCAACTGCTCGCGCTAGAGGTCTGCGCGGGTATCGGCGAGCTTGCCAAATCGGACCGTTTCGCCGCTGCCGAGCCCGAAATGGTCGAAGCCATCGTCGATGGGATCGGCCAGTTCGCAGCCGGGGAATGGGCCCCGCTCAACCGGGTTGGCGATCTTGAAGGCGCAAAGCTCGAGAATGGTGTGGTGCGCCTGCCCGACGGGTTCGCCGACGCCTACGCGCATTATGTCGAGCAGGGATGGAACGCGATCGCGGCTCCGGCGGAGTTCGGCGGTCAGGGGCTGCCGTTCAGTCTCGGCGTCAACGTGCTCGAGAATCTCGGCACGGCGAACTTCGCCTTCAACCTCCTGCCCATGCTGACCACGGGCGCGATCGACGCGCTCGAGCAGCACGGTTCGGAGGCGCAGAAGGCGCTGTACCTGCCGAAGATGATCAGCGGGGAATGGTCGGGGACGATGAACCTTACCGAGCCCCAGGCCGGCAGCGACCTTGGCGCCCTGCGCGCCACCGCAGCGCCGATCGAAGAGGGAGAACACGCGGGCAAGTACCGGATCGCGGGTACCAAGATCTTCATCACCTGGGGTGAGCACGAGCTGGCGAAGAACGTCGTCCACCTCGTCCTCGCGCGCTTGCCCGGCGCACCTGAGGGCAGCCGCGGCATTTCGCTGTTCGTGGTCCCGAAGTACCTTGTGAAACCCGACGGATCGCTCGGCCCGCGCAACGATCTCAAGTGCGTGAGCCTCGAACACAAGCTCGGCATCCATGCCTCGCCGACCTGCGTGATGAGCTACGGCGACAGCGGCGAGTGCGTGGGCGAGCTCGTCGGCGAGCCCAACCGCGGGTTGATGGCGATGTTCACGATGATGAACAATGCGCGCATCAACGTCGGCAACCAGGGCGTGCAGGTGGCGGAGCGCGCGACGCAGGCGGCAATGGCCTATGCCAGGGACCGCGTGCAGTCGGTCCGCGCGGGATCGCCCGACCGCAGTCCAGTCGCGATCATCGAGCATCCCGACGTGCGCCGGATGCTGCTGCGGATGAAGGCGCTGACCGAAGCCTCGCGGGCACTGCTCTACTACACCGCCGGGCAGGTCGATCGCGGGACGCTGGGCGATGCCGGCGCAGCGGCGCGGGCCGAGTGCCTCGTGCCGATGCTCAAGGCCTGGGGGACCGACGTGGGGGTGGAGGTCGCCAGCATCGGCGTGCAGGTCCACGGCGGCATGGGCTTCGTCGAGGAGACCGGCGCCGCGCAGCACTATCGCGATGCCCGCATCGCGCCGATCTACGAAGGCACCAACGGCATACAGGCGGCTGACCTCGTCACCCGCAAGCTCGGCCTCGACGGCGGCGAGGCGCTCGACGCCCTGCTGGCCGATGTCGAGCGCGGCACGAGCGGTCCGCTGGCCGCGCTCGCACAGGCGTGCCGGGACATCGCGCTCTGGATGCGGGAAGACGCATCGCTCGACGACCGCCTGGCCGGTAGCGTCCCCTTCACCGCGATGTGCGCGGTGGCCGTGGCCGGGTGGCAGCTCGCTCGTCAGGCCGAAGCCGTGGCGGCAGGGGCCGCGCCTTCGCTGGCGAGGAGCAAGCCGGTCAGCGCCCGCTACTTCCTCGACCACGTGGTGCCCGAAGCGCTCGGAATGGCTGCCGCGGCCCGGAGCGGCGCGGACCTGTTCTACGCGCTCGACGCAGAGGCGCTCGTCGCATGA
- a CDS encoding molecular chaperone, whose product MIRRSLFFSLAAALGIGGSLVGMASTASAQGQAEAAQIADIGGASLSIAPLRTEIDSGTSGATVYLSNTSSREIAVQSRLFAWNQAEGADAYAPTNELVLSPSISMIPPGETQIVRILRKAGSSPGEKRFRLVVDQLPDPKSVKAGQAATRIRFSLPVFVDRDTATAPSFAWKLKDDRLELANSGGATARIVNLAVKTLGGEDVQLGENSLRYVHGNSTITWPIGRGCSLGAVKIVAQIDGQTVDAQPIASCS is encoded by the coding sequence ATGATCCGTCGTTCCCTGTTCTTCAGCCTCGCTGCAGCGCTCGGGATCGGCGGATCGCTGGTCGGGATGGCGTCCACTGCTTCGGCCCAGGGCCAGGCGGAGGCCGCCCAGATCGCCGACATCGGCGGTGCCAGCCTGTCGATCGCTCCGCTTCGTACGGAGATCGACAGCGGCACCTCCGGGGCGACGGTCTATCTGAGCAATACCTCGTCGCGCGAGATTGCTGTCCAGTCGCGCCTCTTTGCCTGGAACCAGGCCGAAGGTGCGGATGCTTATGCGCCGACGAACGAACTCGTTCTTTCCCCGTCCATTTCGATGATCCCTCCCGGGGAGACCCAGATCGTGCGCATCTTGCGCAAGGCCGGGTCAAGTCCGGGGGAAAAGCGGTTCAGGCTGGTCGTCGACCAGTTGCCGGACCCCAAGAGCGTGAAGGCCGGTCAGGCCGCAACGCGCATCCGCTTCTCGCTTCCCGTGTTCGTCGATCGCGACACGGCCACAGCCCCCAGCTTTGCCTGGAAACTGAAGGACGACCGACTCGAACTCGCCAACAGTGGCGGTGCGACGGCGCGGATCGTGAATCTCGCGGTGAAGACTCTTGGTGGGGAAGACGTCCAGCTCGGCGAGAACTCGCTGCGTTACGTCCATGGCAACTCGACAATCACCTGGCCGATCGGAAGGGGCTGCTCTCTCGGCGCGGTGAAGATCGTTGCGCAGATCGACGGCCAGACGGTCGATGCGCAGCCCATCGCTTCGTGCAGCTAG
- a CDS encoding fimbria/pilus outer membrane usher protein, with protein MRSPSLRAARPLLALAAGFAGLLSHSAQAQSDPFALPKTLTVDSAQSIETGPLLSEIVVDGRQKSRMVTIEGKGDNATIDAEEARAAGLPVPSGAKGQIALASLKLYQWKYDSFRQRLTVALFRQNDGPNFRDLSARNYGPSESTPLLAVRLDYDLTTAITPREVTAGGLFDAALVRGNLSFSTSARILGSTGDGGVKATRLDSRLEYLWDRKGLVATAGDFTSAGSHSQRPVRMAGLKLGTDFDLRPDLVGLPLPAFSGTVAVPTTIDIVNADRSREVAKLEPGDFTVQNIPAPLGRGQVTAVLRDALGRETIQTARFYVSRDLLAPGRSAYAVNAGFVRRRYGLASADYGPAATSLYYRRGLSPGLTVEASGEWTAGLVNVGARADFVIAKLAKATFEGRFSDDADAGSGRLVNFGFESIATKLGLIAGATLPGATYRDVASRLGDPTPPKRLFANAFYRPTDDIRMQVGVVRSEERADPRFARQARRIDSAVASVQAEVFGGARAILAANYRKANGVAERSVSAGLSFSFGGRNRVAAQAKYGTNDRSGGIYFSRDEEREGDIGYGFSARTDQGDQSINGRVGWRGRMMQLDGEAEWVSGRPAVRANARGSLLLAGGQIYARNRSQTGFALVQTGTVADVPITLENRFVGKTNAKGRLLVQDIAPRLPVRIDVDDKQLPRDALVRETKHVIRVPQRAVALVEINAIRFVPVMRVLVDSAGNALSPGLPVRAQPSGEVSLTGFDGYAEINAGAGDRRLIVGTPGSGCVVDLTGVDLEAGDGPLVCVPSTIAADDIEPRTVAKRNGRKPARAARGLSPADPPRATVLAATSP; from the coding sequence ATGCGCAGCCCATCGCTTCGTGCAGCTAGACCGCTTCTAGCCCTCGCGGCCGGTTTCGCCGGCCTCCTCTCCCACTCCGCACAGGCGCAAAGCGACCCGTTCGCCCTGCCCAAGACGCTGACTGTGGATTCGGCCCAGTCGATCGAGACCGGGCCCCTGCTGTCGGAAATCGTCGTCGACGGGCGCCAGAAATCGCGCATGGTCACAATCGAGGGCAAGGGGGACAATGCCACCATCGATGCCGAGGAGGCGCGTGCGGCAGGGCTGCCCGTTCCTTCCGGCGCCAAGGGCCAGATCGCGCTCGCCTCGCTCAAGCTTTACCAGTGGAAGTACGATTCGTTTCGCCAACGGCTCACCGTGGCGCTGTTCCGGCAGAACGACGGGCCCAACTTTCGCGACCTGAGTGCGCGCAACTATGGTCCCAGCGAGAGCACGCCGCTGCTCGCCGTCAGGCTCGACTACGACCTCACCACGGCGATCACTCCGCGCGAGGTCACGGCCGGTGGCCTGTTCGACGCCGCACTCGTCCGCGGCAATCTCTCGTTCTCGACCAGCGCCCGGATCCTGGGTTCGACGGGAGATGGAGGGGTCAAGGCAACAAGGCTCGATTCTCGGCTCGAATACCTCTGGGATCGCAAGGGGCTTGTCGCCACAGCCGGCGATTTCACCAGCGCCGGCAGCCACTCCCAGCGTCCCGTCAGGATGGCCGGACTCAAGCTCGGTACCGACTTCGACCTCCGTCCCGACCTTGTCGGACTGCCGCTTCCCGCCTTCAGCGGGACGGTGGCGGTGCCGACCACGATCGACATCGTCAACGCCGACCGCAGCAGGGAAGTCGCCAAGCTCGAGCCCGGCGATTTCACCGTCCAGAACATTCCCGCACCGCTCGGCCGCGGCCAGGTCACTGCAGTCCTGCGCGATGCCCTGGGGCGCGAAACGATCCAGACCGCGCGTTTCTATGTTTCGCGGGACCTGCTCGCACCGGGACGATCGGCCTATGCCGTCAACGCCGGTTTCGTCCGACGAAGATACGGACTGGCCAGCGCGGACTACGGTCCTGCGGCCACGTCCCTCTATTATCGCAGAGGTCTCTCTCCGGGACTGACAGTCGAGGCCAGCGGTGAGTGGACCGCCGGCCTCGTCAACGTGGGTGCGCGCGCCGATTTCGTGATCGCGAAGTTGGCTAAGGCAACTTTCGAAGGGCGCTTCAGCGATGACGCGGACGCGGGATCGGGCCGGCTTGTGAACTTTGGATTCGAGTCCATCGCGACAAAGTTGGGCCTGATTGCCGGCGCAACTTTGCCTGGCGCAACTTATCGCGACGTAGCCAGCAGGCTGGGAGATCCCACGCCGCCCAAGCGTTTGTTTGCAAACGCTTTCTATCGTCCGACAGACGATATACGGATGCAGGTGGGCGTCGTCCGCTCTGAAGAGAGAGCCGATCCGCGCTTCGCAAGGCAGGCGCGGCGGATCGATTCTGCGGTCGCCAGCGTGCAGGCCGAGGTATTCGGTGGCGCGCGGGCGATCCTCGCCGCCAACTACCGCAAGGCCAACGGTGTCGCCGAACGGTCGGTTTCAGCGGGCCTGTCGTTCTCGTTTGGTGGCCGCAACCGGGTGGCGGCGCAGGCCAAGTACGGCACCAACGACCGGTCGGGTGGGATCTACTTCTCCCGCGATGAAGAGCGGGAAGGCGACATCGGCTACGGCTTCTCCGCACGAACCGACCAGGGCGACCAATCGATCAACGGTCGGGTCGGCTGGCGCGGGCGGATGATGCAGCTCGACGGCGAGGCGGAGTGGGTATCGGGCCGCCCGGCGGTTCGCGCCAACGCGCGCGGGTCGCTGCTGCTCGCAGGGGGTCAGATATATGCCCGCAATCGCTCGCAGACCGGGTTCGCGCTCGTCCAGACGGGCACGGTAGCGGACGTTCCGATAACTCTCGAGAACCGATTCGTCGGGAAGACTAACGCCAAGGGCCGATTGCTGGTCCAGGATATCGCACCGCGCTTGCCCGTGCGGATCGACGTCGACGACAAGCAGCTTCCGCGCGATGCCCTGGTGCGCGAAACGAAGCACGTGATCCGCGTGCCGCAAAGAGCGGTCGCGCTGGTCGAGATCAACGCGATCCGGTTCGTGCCGGTCATGCGGGTCCTGGTCGACTCGGCCGGCAATGCGCTTTCGCCCGGGCTGCCCGTTCGCGCTCAGCCTTCGGGAGAAGTCTCGCTGACCGGGTTCGACGGCTATGCGGAAATCAATGCTGGCGCGGGCGATCGCCGCCTGATCGTCGGCACTCCCGGGAGCGGGTGCGTGGTCGACCTGACCGGCGTGGACCTCGAGGCCGGTGACGGACCGCTGGTCTGCGTCCCGTCGACGATCGCCGCCGACGACATCGAGCCGCGGACGGTGGCCAAGCGGAACGGTCGCAAGCCTGCCCGGGCCGCGCGCGGGCTCTCCCCCGCCGACCCACCGCGCGCGACCGTCCTGGCTGCTACTTCGCCTTGA
- a CDS encoding DUF815 domain-containing protein: MSDPLERIAAALERLAPTAHDETDWTAAPAFVWDGTHARPVERIDAPALDQLKGIDRQKDAVAQNVARLAAGAAAHDMLLWGARGMGKSALVRASTVAAQEAESGRLALVQVAADALPTLPALFAALGGVSRNFLVYLDDLGFAEGDTVGPRHLRSWLEGGVEARPGNVRLAVTSNRRAIVPRHLNEQDDPVNPRDALDDLQALADRFGMSVGFHAASQDDYLAIIAAYADPLGLAWKQGDALEWSKRRGARSGRTAWQFVVELAGREGRTL; the protein is encoded by the coding sequence ATGAGCGATCCGCTCGAGCGGATTGCCGCAGCGCTCGAGCGTCTTGCGCCAACCGCCCACGACGAAACCGACTGGACCGCGGCGCCGGCCTTCGTCTGGGACGGCACGCACGCGCGGCCCGTCGAGCGAATCGACGCTCCCGCGCTTGACCAGCTCAAGGGCATCGATCGACAGAAGGACGCTGTCGCGCAGAACGTCGCGCGGCTCGCGGCAGGCGCGGCTGCGCACGACATGCTGCTGTGGGGCGCGCGCGGAATGGGCAAGAGCGCGCTCGTCCGCGCATCGACGGTGGCTGCGCAGGAAGCCGAATCAGGGCGACTCGCTCTCGTCCAGGTCGCCGCCGACGCCCTGCCCACCCTGCCAGCGCTGTTTGCTGCGCTCGGAGGTGTCTCGCGCAACTTCCTCGTCTACCTCGACGACCTCGGGTTCGCCGAGGGCGACACGGTCGGCCCGCGGCACCTGCGCTCATGGCTCGAAGGCGGGGTCGAGGCGCGGCCGGGCAATGTCCGCCTTGCCGTCACCAGCAACCGGCGCGCGATCGTTCCGCGCCACCTCAACGAGCAGGACGACCCGGTCAATCCGCGCGATGCTCTCGACGACCTGCAGGCGCTGGCCGACCGGTTCGGCATGTCGGTCGGCTTCCACGCCGCGAGCCAGGACGATTACCTCGCGATCATCGCCGCCTATGCAGACCCGCTCGGGCTGGCGTGGAAGCAGGGTGACGCGCTCGAATGGTCGAAGCGGCGCGGCGCCCGCTCGGGCCGTACCGCGTGGCAGTTCGTCGTCGAGCTGGCTGGCCGCGAGGGTCGGACGCTTTAG
- a CDS encoding spore coat U domain-containing protein, whose amino-acid sequence MGATCLSCARQLRVLVMATGAVAALCASPASAREKTATTEVLLRVASTCRVQADWLNFGFPPKGATTATASTTVTLQCTPGVAYRVGIDNGLHFDGASRRMYGGQAQGKVWYATYRIYRDAARLLPWGDTPANSVLGTMPLTGTTVLPVFGTADLKNVRASEYRDTVTVTLEF is encoded by the coding sequence ATGGGGGCCACTTGCCTTTCTTGCGCCAGGCAACTGCGCGTGCTCGTGATGGCGACGGGCGCGGTTGCCGCGCTATGCGCTTCACCGGCCAGTGCCCGCGAGAAGACCGCCACGACCGAAGTGCTCCTGCGCGTTGCGTCGACCTGTCGGGTGCAGGCTGACTGGCTCAATTTCGGATTTCCGCCCAAGGGCGCCACAACCGCGACTGCCTCGACGACGGTGACGCTTCAGTGCACGCCGGGCGTCGCCTACCGCGTAGGCATCGACAACGGCCTTCATTTCGACGGAGCAAGCCGACGGATGTATGGCGGTCAGGCCCAGGGCAAGGTCTGGTATGCGACATATCGCATCTATCGCGATGCGGCGCGGTTGCTCCCTTGGGGCGATACGCCGGCGAACAGCGTCCTCGGCACCATGCCGCTGACCGGTACGACCGTGCTGCCCGTCTTCGGCACCGCCGACCTCAAGAACGTACGTGCCTCGGAATACCGGGACACCGTCACCGTTACGCTCGAATTCTGA